In Anomaloglossus baeobatrachus isolate aAnoBae1 chromosome 6, aAnoBae1.hap1, whole genome shotgun sequence, the genomic stretch cactgctgtgagctgcgtacatgtacttagacatttttttttctttttttacaggtgcagtgttgcggtatagttttggacagccagttgctgggtacggttcgcttcagtgccagtgcgaatttatttggaggagagtgttcctgaggtaatgtccacagtactgtccacagatcactgctgtgagctgcgtacatgtacttagacatttttttttctttttttacaggtgcagtgttgcggtatagttttggacagccagttgctgggtacggttcgcttcagtgccagtgcgaatttatttggaggagagtgttcctgaggtaatgtccacagtactgtccacagatcactgctgtgagctgcgtacatgtacttagacatttttttttctttttttacaggtgcagtgttgcggtatagttttggacagccagttgctgggtacggttcgcttcagtgccagtgcgaatttatttggaggagagtgttcctgaggtaatgtccacagtactgtccacagatcactgctgtgagctgcgtacatgtacttagacatttttttttctttttttacaggtgcagtgttgcagtATAGttttggacagccagttgctgggtacggttcgcttcagtgccagtgcgaatttatttggaggagagtgttcctgaggtaatgtccacagtactgtccacagatcactgctgtgagctgcgtacatgtacttagacatttttttttatttttttgcaggtgcagtgttgccgttgaataaaaaaaatatgtcgtcttctggtagcccgcccttcggttcagaaactgaggtatttttttttttttttggtgttatttttttaaaaaaaaaaaaaaaaattttttaaataaacgacatttacacaggtggccgaaacatcacaggagatgctgccagaagaggacggaaggggtggagaaatacacggagcgggcggtcatagtgtaagtttcatacaggaattgtttaccacagcacaccaaacacataagtaaataatgtttttttttttcttcactaaaggcttcaacttctagggctcacgatagagctcccccaagaccgtcccagggtcgtcgtcgaggtggcggtggtcatagtgtaagttaatttttttttttttttttttttttttttttttttgtcatgtcagtgtgaatttttgtctattttttttttaaatttcttttttctttctttgaacaggcatcacagcgtgctcccgattctgacggtgaggaggccggatttatcaacatcgacctcctcatcgatgaagttagagaaagggagccgctgtggaacatggctgaccgccgccacgctgattcgatcgtaacccgtcgactctgggacgaggtatgccacgcagcggtagaaggttggggggagctcaattctcgtggccagaagaaacagcgtaagtattcacagttcagtaggttatgctgcatgatgtaatgtgttgtatactaaccactttctgctttccactttcaagtgacaaacttcagaagcggtggcggtctatcagggatcgcttcaaaaaggagttgaatcaagagatgcaggccccgagtggatccggaggacgcagatcgaagtaccgttactttagagcgttgtcgttcctccggacaactatggtgtgcagaaggtaaatattccccacaatatgtacaaagtataatattttatgtctgattttttttgcctttttttttttagtcagtgccaatgtatagcaattaaattaattattgttttgtttttcctctttttaacagcaccgtctgcagcactcaggagcctgcatcgaacccgacaggagcgatccctgaacagtccgccactggggaacacaggcacagaccccacccatctgaaccttcccttccatcgacatctgtcccatccacctgcgctggagcttcccgtgagacttcattacctgaagctgctggtgatgagatagcttttcccctaccccacccctctgacactgctgccctcagtagaacacctttgggttctgggcgtcagcgtcataggggtcaggaaaagagctatgcgcccgagttcttgcatctaaatgcagccttccagaacgccattcaattattagccgaacaaaatcgttcatcttttagcttaataaatgccaatatggaaaaaaatacgcacgaattgtgcacgcgtctggacaggctgcatttagatgcaagtaaatcacccaatcattgtttttttcaagccgtactagagcgcatggaaaagctatctcttgaccatcagatgcatgtaatgcaagccacacggcaggctctggcgcaggttgactcccaaccacctccacccacccctccaagaccacctgccccccctccagccattgtccctactccccctactgcccagtaccagcctgctgcccagtaccagcctgctgcccagtaccagcctgcagcccagtaccagcctgcagcccagtaccagcctgcggcccagtaccagctcccaaccacatctgcccctacacttcctacccactaccacatctcgccttccacacccatcatgaccacaactcaagccactaattcaccagccacctcttctgtctcccaatccctccactccacccctcaatccttaccaaatcccatcccatctcctggtttccctcttggtttctcaagcacaccttcaccttctgttacttccccaccaccaccaccaacaccactttccaccctcaatactccaactgtgcgtgtgttcccacctgtcagcccctccagtactatctccaccccaagcccaagatataccaatttataatttatgtttgtaataaaaataaaagttttttgttgaaaagtatttatttgttcttgttttttttggggggaatattattttgcaagttaagtaaataaaaaggtaatacaaaaacataacatgttgtaatttgacggtgtaaaaattacaaatttttaaagcgagtgaaagcttaaaattaacaaggttaacaagatattttttaatttatttttaactatttttatttgttataaaactaaacaaaaatcttacaccatttgatcttgccaatctactctaccttctggggacacaaaatagtcagcatatttgtcacggattgttgaacaggcaacactactcctaaatccaggactggtgtagtcagtcaaagaggtggattccaaactctggtcatccaaggacaaaggttcctttgttaaaacaaaattgtgcagtaccacacatgctttcacaatttcatccacagtttcaatgtttaaattaatggctgttaacaacactcgccatttgctggttagtatcccaaaggagcattccaccattcttctagctctggataatctgtaattatatattttttgtgtttgcgtcaatccacggcttgcatatggcttcaatagatgttgggagagttgaaaggcttcgtcggccacaaaaacaaagggcattgggggctcacatgtgccaggaagaggtcttgcaggagggaaatcaaaagtattcccatagattcgccgccccattggggacattttaaagacctgagagtcattggatctcccatatgcgccaatgtccactgagatgaatttgtagtccgcatccgttattgccattaggacaattgagaaatattttttataattgtagtattctgaccccgaagcagcaggtttcacaattcttatatgtttgccgtccactgagccaaggcaatttggaaactgacaaatgttatagtattgttcagcaattgcaagccatctgtccctgttgggctgggggatgaaatcatcatggaggcaatcccacaaggcttggcaagtgtctctaatgattcccgagatggtggaaattcctagtcgaaactggtagtggagggatgaaagcgactctccagttgcaaggaatctgtaaaggaaagacaataattataaaaaaataatagcaaacacattacagttaaaagtcaatttacaggaggatacaatttaaaaaaaaaaaaacttacctaagcgtaaccagcaaacgctcctcgggtgttatagagaaccggctgtaggtgtccgttttacgtatgttgtccgcaacaaggccaaggaggacgtcaaaattaatcactgacatccggacatagcttgtgaatttttcatggtttccacggagctccaggtatagtgttgaaaacaccccacgtgtcagtctctgtgcagtcaggggatggatccaaaagcgtcgatgtcgctgacgcctcagtcgctgtcgctccttttctctgacgatgatagccaagcgatttgcctcaaatataaaatctgcagcgatctttgtgtaatttgcaagaatagcatccatggtttctgcttgcctctgtcttcattctgtcatatatgcttcaaaatactgtatatatactatatgttcccaatagccaatcagaatacggaactcgttaattgtttgtttagtgtttaaaaaacggatccgtaaaaaaacggacataacggatgcaaaacggatgcaaaccggacctaccggatccgttttttaacggatccgtcataaacggatccgcttaaaaacggatccggtaggtccggtttgctccggtttgcacaacaaaaccggaaacgttggatacggcaaaaaaaaggactgtgcctgaatacagaaaactgatgtgtgaaagtagcctaaggctactttcacacatgcgTCGTTTGGCACCCGTCAcagtgcattgtgtgacgcatgtgacggatgcgttgtaaatagtgtgattaaaaggcaacggattcctgtaaaataacgtgttgcgttagttttctttagccgagagagagagagcccccatcatcactgcacacttcggcactaccgcctccatcattactgcgcacaccggcactaccgccctcatcatcactgcacacatcggcactaccgcccccatcatcaccgcacacacccagacactactgcccctataatcaccgcacacaccggcactaccgcccccatcatgaccgcacacaccccggcactaccgccctcatcatcaccgcacacaccgccactaccgcccccatcatcaccgcacacaccccggcactaccgcccccatcatcattgcacacatcggcactaccgcccccatcatcaccgcacacacccagacactactgcacctataatcaccgcacacaccggcactaccgcccccatcatcaccgcacacactccggcactaccgccctcatcatcactgcacacacggccactaccgcccccatcatcactgcacaccccggcactaccgccccccatcatcaccgcataaacCCCTAAACTACCGCACCTATTATCAGCGCACAaatcctggcactaccgcacccatcatcaccgcacacacgcaggcactaccgcacccatcatcaccgcactcacgcaggcactaccgcacccatcatcaccgcacacacaccggcgctacctcagtgatgtccccgctgacagcgcgactcccttcagtttctgcgtggagctcacaggagtggtggTGTTCCACTGacgttcctgtcagcttccgatgtagcagagctaaaagcgtTGCGGGacgtcgtggattacgccggacctggagggggtatttggggattaataaagtggtgaaagatggtgttttttgtctttattcgaaataaagtattttttcgggtgtatgtgtttatttactttcacttacaggttaatcatttggGTGTCtcttagacacctgccatgattaacctagaacttagtggcagcaatgggctgccattaactccttattacaccgattgccaccataccagggcaattcgggatgagccgggtagagtcccgggactgtcgcatcaaaCGGATGcgccaattccgggcggctgctgactgatacttttaggctggggggcaccccataatgtggggctccccatcctaaggataccagccttcagccgtgtggctttaccttggctggtatcagaaTTGggcgggggaccgcacgccgtttttttttaaattatttatttatttactttactgcactaccaccggcggatgtgattggttgcagtgagacagctgtcactcagcgtagaggcgtgtctgactgcaaccaatcataggcgccggtgggcgggggaagcagggaatacgagatagaataatgagtggtcggcattttcaaaagacgagaagccgccagagtagtgtgacagccgtgcagcgccacgccggtgattggtgagtatgagagaggggggagagggagagacagaacgacagagagagatagagacagagagagagagagtatgagagaggggggagagggagagacagaccgacagggagagatagagacagagagagagatagagagagagaccgaccgacagagagagagagacctaccgacagagagacccacagagagagagagaccaggagtgattttaaatgattgttagaacattctgctggacatgctgagcatgctcagtagaacaagaCGGAATCCTGTACTGGAATCCGTCACcaaatgcatggcgacggaatccagcaccatagacattcattatgcctcttaacggattccGGCGGAATCCtgtggagtgcgtttttttacagcaacagaaaacgctacattcagcgttccttccgcccgacggtcactgacggtcaccgacaaaacaactgatgcaccgcggggcggatgcaatgcaagaccatctgttgcaatccgcccttaatagaagcctacgaGAAATAAATGgcttcctgcaatggttaccgtaattcctcaaggcggcggattgcaacggatgccgaaCAACGcaaatgtgtgaaagcaccctaacctggtctcctgaagtctatggaagaactacttttctgccatcctctgctttggatccctggaactcgtgtccacacaggaacccttctgctctgccatggacacttacaagtacagaaagggtatgtgcgcactaggcgtttttttcatgctgcgtttttatgtgcgtttttgtctcaaaaaacgcacccgtgacaaaaaaacgcggcaaaaacgcatgcgtttttaccgcgttttggtgcgttttttgctgcgtttttgctcactgcgtttttaatcagggcacaatgccattaaagattgttgatgaaagaaaaaaaaaaaaaaaggtctgatgtcatttccttcttcaatatgttcttcattgtatgcaggagagcagacagctgcagaactagtgtatgcaggagagcagacagcagctgcaaaactacaaggctcagcatcctccatccaggactgtatgcaggagttttttgcccaaaaaaaaaaaattacatgggtttcactatatttttgcatgctagccaggtacagcaggcaggtacgggctgcccccaacccccagctgcctatttgtacccgtctaggaatcaaaaatatagggaagccccttttttttttttttttttcatttcatgaatttcaagaaataattaaaaaaaatgacacaggctttgcccaatttttgagtccagccaggtacaactaggcagctggggattggaatccgcagtgcagagtgcccaagctttctgggcacccccgcttcgaattgaagtccgcagccaccccagaaaatggcgctttcatagaagcgccatcttctggcgctgtatccaactcttcagctgccctaatgccgggtggctcgctgggtaataatggggttagggctagctgtatattgtcagctggccctaagcccgaaattcatggtgtcacgccaatattagacatggccaccatgaatttctagtacagataaaaaaaaaacacaacacacagaaaaatatttttattagaaataaaacacaattagtgactccatctttattgaaataaa encodes the following:
- the LOC142243912 gene encoding uncharacterized protein LOC142243912; amino-acid sequence: MQAPSGSGGRRSKYRYFRALSFLRTTMVCRSTVCSTQEPASNPTGAIPEQSATGEHRHRPHPSEPSLPSTSVPSTCAGASRETSLPEAAGDEIAFPLPHPSDTAALSRTPLGSGRQRHRGQEKSYAPEFLHLNAAFQNAIQLLAEQNRSSFSLINANMEKNTHELCTRLDRLHLDASKSPNHCFFQAVLERMEKLSLDHQMHVMQATRQALAQVDSQPPPPTPPRPPAPPPAIVPTPPTAQYQPAAQYQPAAQYQPAAQYQPAAQYQPAAQYQLPTTSAPTLPTHYHISPSTPIMTTTQATNSPATSSVSQSLHSTPQSLPNPIPSPGFPLGFSSTPSPSVTSPPPPPTPLSTLNTPTVRVFPPVSPSSTISTPSPRYTNL